The Vidua macroura isolate BioBank_ID:100142 chromosome 27, ASM2450914v1, whole genome shotgun sequence genome includes a window with the following:
- the LOC128819903 gene encoding membrane primary amine oxidase-like isoform X1, whose protein sequence is MNLKTVLIILGLALATIFALVCVLLTRERTPRSCQHLPPEQEDTEDGQSLVFADLTPEEMSQVVGYLQGHLGVPLVDASRAKPSDNCIASVDLQVPGKAEVLRFLDGGGARPPREALAVLYFGKQPEPNITEYVVGPLPRPAYHRDVTVQKYGGKVPYHRRPTLAVEYKQIGGFLKSQVFPSAPAFMQQVMEYDGTNLAVVTAAPRGFQSGDRVTWFVLFQNVSGFFVHPVGLEVLVDHSSLDISQWAVSRVFYNGQYYRDMVQLESAYVQGRISVEKVRKAPWDGDFSSMRPRAPAAAQFPVQFEPQGPRYSVRNNHVLFQGWSFAFGMSVSTGLRLFDIRHKGERVAYEIGVQEALSVYGSNCPGGMSTRYMDGSFGLGRYTSPLVRGLDCPYLATYVDTHALSDSLRPEKRKASLCIFEQNLGSPLRRHYSNLQSLYYGGLVNSALVIRSIATVGNYDYVWDFIFYQNGALEGKVQATGYPSSSFLHGDGLRYGNRLWEHTLGTIHTHFVNYKVDLDVGGRSGSSFNVCHCSYKPQSFEVCLLVLTVPNN, encoded by the coding sequence ATGAACTTGAAAACTGTGCTCATCATCCTTGGTCTGGCGTTAGCCACGATCTTTGCCTTGGTCTGCGTGTTGCTGACCAGAGAAAGGACCCCCAGAAGCTGCCAGCACCTgcccccagagcaggaggaCACTGAGGATGGCCAGAGCCTGGTGTTTGCTGACCTGACACCTGAGGAGATGTCCCAGGTGGTGGGGTACCTGCAGGGACACCTCGGGGTGCCGCTGGTGGACGCCTCCCGTGCCAAACCCTCGGACAACTGCATCGCCTCCGTGGATCTGCAGGTCCCCGGCAAGGCAGAGGTGCTGCGGTTCCTGGACGGCGGCGGGGCTCGTCCCCCCCGggaggctctggctgtgctgtacTTTGGGAAGCAGCCAGAGCCCAACATCACCGAGTACGTGGTGGGGCCGCTGCCGAGGCCAGCGTACCACCGAGACGTGACGGTGCAGAAGTACGGGGGGAAGGTGCCCTACCACCGCAGACCGACGCTGGCTGTTGAATACAAGCAGATCGGAGGTTTTCTGAAGAGCCAAGTGTTCCCCTCAGCTCCAGCTTTCATGCAACAAGTTATGGAGTATGATGGAACCAATCTTGCAGTTGTGACAGCTGCTCCCCGTGGATTCCAGTCTGGAGATCGTGTCACCTGGTTTGTCCTGTTTCAGAACGTGAGTGGGTTCTTTGTGCACCCGGtggggctggaggtgctggtggaCCACAGCAGCCTGGACATCTCGCAGTGGGCAGTGAGCAGGGTGTTCTACAACGGGCAGTACTACAGGGACATGGTGCAGCTGGAGAGCGCCTACGTGCAGGGTCGGATCAGCGTGGAGAAGGTGAGGAAGGCGCCGTGGGACGGGGACTTCTCGTCCATGAGGCCTCGAGCGCCTGCGGCCGCGCAGTTCCCGGTGCAGTTTGAGCCGCAGGGTCCCCGCTACAGCGTCAGGAACAACCATGTGCtgttccagggctggagctttGCCTTTGGGATGAGCGTGAGCACAGGCCTGCGGCTGTTTGACATCCGACACAAGGGGGAGAGGGTTGCCTATGAGATCGGCGTGCAGGAGGCGCTGTCCGTGTACGGCTCCAACTGCCCGGGAGGGATGTCCACGCGCTACATGGACGGCAGCTTTGGCCTGGGGCGCTACACCTCCCCCCTGGTGCGAGGGCTGGACTGCCCCTACCTGGCCACCTACGTGGACACACACGCTCTGTCTGACAGCCTGAGGCCCGAGAAGAGGAAGGCTTCGCTCTGCATCTTTGAGCAGAACCTGGGCTCCCCTCTGAGGCGCCACTACTCCAACTTGCAGTCGCTCTACTACGGGGGGCTGGTCAACTCCGCTCTGGTCATTCGGTCCATTGCCACCGTGGGCAACTACGACTACGTGTGGGACTTCATCTTCTACCAGAACGGGGCCCTGGAGGGCAAGGTGCAGGCCACGGGGTACCCAAGCTCATCCTTTCTCCATGGGGATGGCCTGAGATACGGCAATAGGCTTTGGGAGCACACCCTGGGTACAATACACACCCATTTTGTCAACTATAAGGTGGACTTGGACGTGGGAGGTAGGTCTGGATCTTCTTTTAACGTCTGCCATTGTTCGTATAAGCCCCAGAGCTTTGAGGTTTGCCTCCTTGTCCTTACAGTCCCTAATAACTAA
- the CNTD1 gene encoding cyclin N-terminal domain-containing protein 1 isoform X2: MGSQVPLEPRGRDSGPVFSAVAPEIIEDTLIHLATENEQYLSELPEQAGYFKETRIVEFIFFLSEKWHLDQSTRYQAVELLERFMIKQVEQMCDGRGSAKGRDQGQRSSWSSVRDQITKTFVLRLVSCVQLASKLSLHYSELLESELAVLNALHFHISVSTPLAYVELLLEVLGYNGCLLPAKPLHQLCVQLLDFCYLTRETIYDTLLKIAIENSTPSKLQIAKFLTVKEDFMLLAVGVISTGVFILSPGHWEQVVEHLNCITGITPQSILEFSYAVVRCIVGSTTPEQHRGNCGAKSPEDRIPPQK; the protein is encoded by the exons ATGGGGTCTCAGGTGCCGCTGGAACCCCGGGGCCGTGACTCAGGCCCCGTGTTCAGTGCGGTTGCTCCTGAAATCATCGAGGACACGCTGATCCACTTGGCCACAGAGAATGAGCAGTACTTGAGCGAGCTGCCGGAGCAGGCTGGGTACTTCAAAGAGACACGGATCGTGG AGTTTATATTCTTTTTGTCTGAAAAATGGCACTTGGACCAGTCGACACGGTACCAGGCAGTGGAGTTACTTGAACG GTTTATGATCAAGCAGGTAGAACAGATGTGTGATGGCAGAGGGAGTGCTAAAGGCCGTGACCAaggccagaggagcagctggagctctgtgAGGGATCAGATCACCAAAACCTTTGTGCTGAGGCTCGTGTCCTGTGTTCAGCTCGCCAGCAAACTCTCTCTGCACTACAGT GAATTGCTGGAGTCGGAGCTGGCTGTTTTAAACGCTCTGCACTTCCACATCAGTGTGTCAACTCCGTTGGCTTACGTGGAATTGCTTCTGGAGGTTCTAG GATACAACGGCTGCTTGCTTCCTGCCAAACCCTTGCaccagctgtgtgtgcagctgctggacttcTGCTACCTGACCAGAGAGACCATCTATGACACTTTGCTGAAGATCGCCATCGAAAACTCCACACCGAGCAAACTGCAGAT agccAAGTTTTTAACAGTGAAGGAAGATTTCATGCTCTTGGCTGTTGGAGTCATCAGTACAGGTGTATTCATCCTGAGCCccgggcactgggagcag GTCGTGGAGCATTTAAACTGCATCACTGGCATTACTCCACAAAGCATCCTGGAGTTCTCCTACGCCGTGGTGAGGTGCATTGTTGGCAGCACCACACCCGAGCAGCACCGTGGGAACTGTGGGGCCAAATCTCCCGAGGACAGAATTCCTCCTCAGAAATAG
- the LOC128819915 gene encoding cytochrome c oxidase assembly factor 3 homolog, mitochondrial translates to MWRHVAARRRRGKMAAPGQPGEAAFARRIDPAREPGLSPEQRRLMAQVEYAQRQRALQRRLRSRNVLLALGIGAVTFGIYGYTFYSVSQEQFLDELEQEAEAARARARARAEGAAS, encoded by the exons ATGTGGCGTCACGTCGCCGCGCGGAGACGGCGGGGAAAGATGGCGGCGCCGGGGCAGCCGGGGGAGGCGGCGTTCGCGCGGCGCATCGACCCGGCCCGGGAGCCGGGGCTCAGCCCCGAGCAGCGCCGCCTCATGGCGCAGGTGGAGTACGCCCAGCGCCAGCGCGCCCTGCAGCGCCGGCTCCGCAGCCGCAATGTGCTGCTGGCGCTCGGCATCGGCGCGGTGACATTTGGCATCT ACGGTTACACCTTCTACTCGGTGTCGCAGGAGCAGTTCCTGGacgagctggagcaggaggcggaggcggcgcgggcgcggGCCCGGGCGCGAGCCGAGGGCGCCGCAAGCTGA
- the CNTD1 gene encoding cyclin N-terminal domain-containing protein 1 isoform X1, giving the protein MGSQVPLEPRGRDSGPVFSAVAPEIIEDTLIHLATENEQYLSELPEQAGYFKETRIVEFIFFLSEKWHLDQSTRYQAVELLERFMIKQVEQMCDGRGSAKGRDQGQRSSWSSVRDQITKTFVLRLVSCVQLASKLSLHYSRVTSDTALTFLQSLKYSYTKQELLESELAVLNALHFHISVSTPLAYVELLLEVLGYNGCLLPAKPLHQLCVQLLDFCYLTRETIYDTLLKIAIENSTPSKLQIAKFLTVKEDFMLLAVGVISTGVFILSPGHWEQVVEHLNCITGITPQSILEFSYAVVRCIVGSTTPEQHRGNCGAKSPEDRIPPQK; this is encoded by the exons ATGGGGTCTCAGGTGCCGCTGGAACCCCGGGGCCGTGACTCAGGCCCCGTGTTCAGTGCGGTTGCTCCTGAAATCATCGAGGACACGCTGATCCACTTGGCCACAGAGAATGAGCAGTACTTGAGCGAGCTGCCGGAGCAGGCTGGGTACTTCAAAGAGACACGGATCGTGG AGTTTATATTCTTTTTGTCTGAAAAATGGCACTTGGACCAGTCGACACGGTACCAGGCAGTGGAGTTACTTGAACG GTTTATGATCAAGCAGGTAGAACAGATGTGTGATGGCAGAGGGAGTGCTAAAGGCCGTGACCAaggccagaggagcagctggagctctgtgAGGGATCAGATCACCAAAACCTTTGTGCTGAGGCTCGTGTCCTGTGTTCAGCTCGCCAGCAAACTCTCTCTGCACTACAGT aGAGTGACCAGTGACACAGCTTTAACATTTCTGCAATCCTTAAAATACTCCTACACTAAACAGGAATTGCTGGAGTCGGAGCTGGCTGTTTTAAACGCTCTGCACTTCCACATCAGTGTGTCAACTCCGTTGGCTTACGTGGAATTGCTTCTGGAGGTTCTAG GATACAACGGCTGCTTGCTTCCTGCCAAACCCTTGCaccagctgtgtgtgcagctgctggacttcTGCTACCTGACCAGAGAGACCATCTATGACACTTTGCTGAAGATCGCCATCGAAAACTCCACACCGAGCAAACTGCAGAT agccAAGTTTTTAACAGTGAAGGAAGATTTCATGCTCTTGGCTGTTGGAGTCATCAGTACAGGTGTATTCATCCTGAGCCccgggcactgggagcag GTCGTGGAGCATTTAAACTGCATCACTGGCATTACTCCACAAAGCATCCTGGAGTTCTCCTACGCCGTGGTGAGGTGCATTGTTGGCAGCACCACACCCGAGCAGCACCGTGGGAACTGTGGGGCCAAATCTCCCGAGGACAGAATTCCTCCTCAGAAATAG
- the LOC128819903 gene encoding membrane primary amine oxidase-like isoform X2, protein MNLKTVLIILGLALATIFALVCVLLTRERTPRSCQHLPPEQEDTEDGQSLVFADLTPEEMSQVVGYLQGHLGVPLVDASRAKPSDNCIASVDLQVPGKAEVLRFLDGGGARPPREALAVLYFGKQPEPNITEYVVGPLPRPAYHRDVTVQKYGGKVPYHRRPTLAVEYKQIGGFLKSQVFPSAPAFMQQVMEYDGTNLAVVTAAPRGFQSGDRVTWFVLFQNVSGFFVHPVGLEVLVDHSSLDISQWAVSRVFYNGQYYRDMVQLESAYVQGRISVEKGWSFAFGMSVSTGLRLFDIRHKGERVAYEIGVQEALSVYGSNCPGGMSTRYMDGSFGLGRYTSPLVRGLDCPYLATYVDTHALSDSLRPEKRKASLCIFEQNLGSPLRRHYSNLQSLYYGGLVNSALVIRSIATVGNYDYVWDFIFYQNGALEGKVQATGYPSSSFLHGDGLRYGNRLWEHTLGTIHTHFVNYKVDLDVGGRSGSSFNVCHCSYKPQSFEVCLLVLTVPNN, encoded by the exons ATGAACTTGAAAACTGTGCTCATCATCCTTGGTCTGGCGTTAGCCACGATCTTTGCCTTGGTCTGCGTGTTGCTGACCAGAGAAAGGACCCCCAGAAGCTGCCAGCACCTgcccccagagcaggaggaCACTGAGGATGGCCAGAGCCTGGTGTTTGCTGACCTGACACCTGAGGAGATGTCCCAGGTGGTGGGGTACCTGCAGGGACACCTCGGGGTGCCGCTGGTGGACGCCTCCCGTGCCAAACCCTCGGACAACTGCATCGCCTCCGTGGATCTGCAGGTCCCCGGCAAGGCAGAGGTGCTGCGGTTCCTGGACGGCGGCGGGGCTCGTCCCCCCCGggaggctctggctgtgctgtacTTTGGGAAGCAGCCAGAGCCCAACATCACCGAGTACGTGGTGGGGCCGCTGCCGAGGCCAGCGTACCACCGAGACGTGACGGTGCAGAAGTACGGGGGGAAGGTGCCCTACCACCGCAGACCGACGCTGGCTGTTGAATACAAGCAGATCGGAGGTTTTCTGAAGAGCCAAGTGTTCCCCTCAGCTCCAGCTTTCATGCAACAAGTTATGGAGTATGATGGAACCAATCTTGCAGTTGTGACAGCTGCTCCCCGTGGATTCCAGTCTGGAGATCGTGTCACCTGGTTTGTCCTGTTTCAGAACGTGAGTGGGTTCTTTGTGCACCCGGtggggctggaggtgctggtggaCCACAGCAGCCTGGACATCTCGCAGTGGGCAGTGAGCAGGGTGTTCTACAACGGGCAGTACTACAGGGACATGGTGCAGCTGGAGAGCGCCTACGTGCAGGGTCGGATCAGCGTGGAGAAG ggctggagctttGCCTTTGGGATGAGCGTGAGCACAGGCCTGCGGCTGTTTGACATCCGACACAAGGGGGAGAGGGTTGCCTATGAGATCGGCGTGCAGGAGGCGCTGTCCGTGTACGGCTCCAACTGCCCGGGAGGGATGTCCACGCGCTACATGGACGGCAGCTTTGGCCTGGGGCGCTACACCTCCCCCCTGGTGCGAGGGCTGGACTGCCCCTACCTGGCCACCTACGTGGACACACACGCTCTGTCTGACAGCCTGAGGCCCGAGAAGAGGAAGGCTTCGCTCTGCATCTTTGAGCAGAACCTGGGCTCCCCTCTGAGGCGCCACTACTCCAACTTGCAGTCGCTCTACTACGGGGGGCTGGTCAACTCCGCTCTGGTCATTCGGTCCATTGCCACCGTGGGCAACTACGACTACGTGTGGGACTTCATCTTCTACCAGAACGGGGCCCTGGAGGGCAAGGTGCAGGCCACGGGGTACCCAAGCTCATCCTTTCTCCATGGGGATGGCCTGAGATACGGCAATAGGCTTTGGGAGCACACCCTGGGTACAATACACACCCATTTTGTCAACTATAAGGTGGACTTGGACGTGGGAGGTAGGTCTGGATCTTCTTTTAACGTCTGCCATTGTTCGTATAAGCCCCAGAGCTTTGAGGTTTGCCTCCTTGTCCTTACAGTCCCTAATAACTAA
- the PSME3 gene encoding proteasome activator complex subunit 3, whose protein sequence is MASLLKVDPEVKLKVDSFRERITSEAEDLVANFFPKKLLELDGFLKEPILNIHDLTQIHSDMNLPVPDPILLTNSHDGLDGPNMKKRKLEDHEETFQGTKVFVMPNGMLKSNQQLVDIIEKVKPEIRLLIEKCNTVKMWVQLLIPRIEDGNNFGVSIQEETVAELRTVESEAASYLDQISRYYITRAKLVSKIAKYPHVEDYRRTVTEIDEKEYISLRLIISELRNQYVTLHDMILKNIEKIKRPRSSNAETLY, encoded by the exons ATGGCCTCGCTGCTCAAGGTGGACCCGGAGGTGAAGCTCAAG GTTGACTCCTTCAGGGAGCGGATCACGAGTGAG gCTGAAGACCTCGTAGCTAACTTTTTTCCAAAGAAGCTGTTAGAGCTGGATGGATTCCTTAAG GAACCCATCCTGAATATTCATGATCTTACTCAGATCCATTCGGACATGAACCTCCCAGTGCCTGACCCAATTCTTCTCACCAACAGCCATGATGGACTGGATGGG CCAAATATGAAAAAGAGGAAGCTGGAAGACCATGAAGAGACCTTTCAGG GTACCAAAGTGTTTGTGATGCCCAATGGGATGCTGAAGAGCAACCAGCAGCTGGTGGACATCATTGAGAAAGTGAAACCAGAGATCAGGCTGCTCATTGAGAAGTGCAATACG GTCAAAATGTGGGTGCAGCTTCTCATTCCCAGGATAGAGGATGGGAACAACTTTGGTGTTTCTATTCAG GAAGAAACAGTTGCTGAGCTTCGGACTGTGGAGAGCGAGGCAGCATCTTACCTGGACCAGATTTCTAG ATACTATATCACAAGAGCAAAGTTGGTTTCCAAAATAGCCAAGTACCCTCACGTG GAGGACTATCGCCGCACCGTGACGGAGATCGACGAGAAGGAGTACATTAGTCTGCGCCTCATCATTTCAGAGCTGAGAAATCAATAT GTCACTTTGCATGACATGATCCTTAAAAACATTGAGAAGATCAAGAGGCCTCGGAGCAGCAATGCTGAGACCCTCTATTAA
- the BECN1 gene encoding beclin-1, giving the protein MEGARAGGGTAHVSFVCQRCCQPLKLDTSFKVLDRLTIQELTAPLVTAAPARPGDLHEEESALPEEAFVENRQDGVSRRFIPPARMMSTESANSFTLIGEASDGGTMENLSRRLKVTGDLFDIMSGQTDVDHPLCEECTDTLLDQLDTQLNITENECQNYKRCLEILEQMNEDDKEKLQTELKELALEEEQLIQELEDVEKNRKIVAEDFERVRAEAERLEQEEAQYQKEYCEFKRQQLELDDELKSVDNQMRYAQMQLDKLKKTNVFNATFHIWHSGQFGTINNFRLGRLPSVPVEWNEINAAWGQTVLLLHALANKMGLKFQRYRLVPYGNHSYLESLTDKSKELPLYCSGGLRFFWDNKFDHAMVAFLDCVQQFKEEVEKGETRFCLPYRMDVEKGKIEDTGGSGGSYSIKTQFNSEEQWTKALKFMLTNLKWGLAWVSSQFYNK; this is encoded by the exons ATGGAGGGagcgcgggcgggcggcggcacCGCGCACGTCAGCTTCGTGTGCCAGCGCTGCTGCCAGCCGCTCAAGCTCGACACCTCCTTCAAGGTCCTCGACCGCCTCACCATCCAGGAGCTCACCG ccccgctGGTAACCGCCGCCCCTGCCAGGCCCGGAGACCTGCACGAAGAGGAGAGCGCCCTGCCGGAG GAAGCCTTCGTGGAGAACCGGCAGGATGGCGTGTCCAGAAGGTTCATCCCGCCAGCCAG AATGATGTCAACAGAAAGTGCCAACAGTTTCACGCTGATCGGGGAGGCCTCGGATGGTGGCACCATGGAAAACCTCAGCCGGAGACTGAAG GTCACTGGGGACCTCTTTGACATCATGTCTGGGCAGACAGATGTGGATCACCCATTGTGTGAGGAATGCACAGACACTCTGCTGGACCAGCTGGACACACAGCTCAACATCACGGAGAACGAGTGCCAGAACTACAA GAGATGTCTGGAGATACTGGAACAGATGAATGAGGATGAtaaagagaagctgcagacagAACTGAAGGAGCTGGCACTGGAGGAAGAGCAGCTGATTCAGGAGCTGGAGGATGTTGAGAAGAACCGCAAGATTGTGGCTGAGGACTTCGAGAGAGTCAGGGCAGAGGCCGAgcggctggagcaggaggaggctca GTATCAGAAGGAATACTGTGAGTTCAAGAGGCAAcagctggaactggatgatgaGCTGAAAAGTGTGGACAACCAAATGCGCTATGCCCAGATGCAGTTggataaattaaagaaaaccaaCGTGTTCAACGCAACCTTTCACATCTG GCACAGTGGGCAGTTTGGCACAATAAATAACTTCAGGCTTGGCCGCCTCCCCAGCGTTCCTGTGGAATGGAACGAGATCAACGCTGCCTGGGGGcagactgtgctgctgctgcatgccCTGGCCAACAAAATGGGCCTGAAGTTTCAGAG ATACCGCCTTGTCCCCTATGGCAACCACTCCTATTTGGAGTCGCTCACGGACAAATCCAAG GAGCTTCCCCTGTACTGCTCTGGAGGCTTGAGGTTCTTCTGGGACAATAAGTTTGATCACGCCATGGTGGCATTCCTGGACTGTGTGCAACAATTTAaagaggaggtggaaaaagGTGAAACTCGGTTTTGTTTGCCTTACAG GATGGACGTGGAGAAAGGAAAGATCGAAGACACAGGTGGCAGTGGTGGCTCTTATTCAATTAAAACACAATTTAACTCTGAAGAGCAGTGGACAAAAGCACTAAAATTCATGTTAACTAACCTGAAATGGGGCCTTGCCTGGGTCTCATCCCAATTCTATAACAAGTAA